In one window of Vibrio sp. JC009 DNA:
- the fabD gene encoding ACP S-malonyltransferase, which yields MSKFAIVFPGQGSQTVGMLAELGEQYEVVKNTFAEASEVLGYDLWALVQNGPAEDLNQTHRTQPALLASSVAIWRVWQEQGLEQPANLAGHSLGEYSALVCAGVIDFKDAIKLVEKRGQLMQEAVPAGVGAMFAIIGLDDESIAKACEEAAQGEVVSPVNFNSPGQVVIAGNKDAVERAGALCKEAGAKRALPLPVSVPSHCALMKPAAEKLEVALQDIEFNTPVIPVINNVDVIAETDPAKIKAALVRQLYSPVRWTEGVQKMSEDGVEKLLELGPGKVLTGLTKRIVKTLSAAAVNDAASLDAAK from the coding sequence ATGAGCAAGTTTGCTATCGTATTTCCGGGTCAGGGCTCTCAGACAGTTGGGATGTTGGCTGAACTTGGTGAACAGTACGAAGTTGTAAAGAACACATTTGCAGAAGCGTCAGAAGTTCTGGGCTACGATCTTTGGGCTTTGGTTCAGAATGGTCCAGCGGAAGATCTGAATCAGACTCACCGCACTCAGCCTGCACTGCTGGCTTCTTCTGTAGCAATCTGGCGTGTATGGCAGGAGCAGGGGCTTGAGCAGCCTGCAAACCTTGCAGGTCACAGCCTGGGTGAATACTCAGCACTGGTATGTGCTGGCGTTATCGACTTTAAAGATGCAATCAAGCTGGTTGAAAAGCGTGGTCAGCTAATGCAGGAAGCGGTACCGGCAGGCGTTGGTGCTATGTTCGCAATCATCGGCCTTGATGATGAAAGCATTGCAAAAGCTTGTGAAGAAGCGGCACAGGGTGAAGTGGTATCACCGGTTAACTTTAACTCTCCTGGTCAGGTAGTTATCGCAGGTAACAAAGATGCCGTTGAGCGTGCAGGTGCGCTTTGTAAAGAAGCAGGCGCGAAGCGTGCTCTTCCTCTTCCGGTTTCAGTGCCTTCTCACTGCGCACTAATGAAACCTGCAGCTGAAAAGCTGGAAGTTGCACTGCAAGATATTGAATTTAATACTCCTGTCATCCCGGTGATCAACAATGTTGATGTTATCGCTGAGACTGACCCGGCTAAAATCAAAGCCGCTCTGGTAAGACAGCTTTACAGCCCGGTTCGCTGGACTGAAGGCGTTCAGAAGATGAGCGAAGACGGTGTTGAGAAACTGCTTGAGCTTGGTCCGGGCAAGGTTCTGACAGGTTTGACGAAACGTATTGTAAAAACACTTAGCGCAGCAGCGGTAAATGACGCTGCATCTTTAGACGCTGCTAAGTAA
- the mltG gene encoding endolytic transglycosylase MltG, whose amino-acid sequence MIKKLFLLVLLAAAIAGGAVFYGLQQVNQYLGQPMALDSAEIITIKSGSSFQSVLRQLEEKEWIKPSDYSRFVRRVRPELVKLKAGTFQLQPDMTLAQALAFLIDGKEHQFAITFVEGSRFSEWREILNSAQFLTHDTKALSEAEIAKKLGLDKEKLEGLFLAETYHYTAGTSDLEILKRSNDKLTKVLESSWEARQDKLPLKSAYDALILASIIEKETAVESERTTVSSVFNNRLKRGMRLQTDPTVIYGMGDKYKGNIRKKDLQTPTAYNTYVIKGLPPTPIAMAGEASIKAALNPESTKYLYFVASGKGGHVFSKTLTEHNRAVRAYLKQLRKKK is encoded by the coding sequence GTGATTAAGAAGTTATTTTTGCTGGTCTTACTGGCAGCTGCCATTGCTGGTGGCGCTGTTTTTTATGGCCTGCAACAGGTTAATCAGTATCTGGGTCAGCCGATGGCACTGGATTCAGCTGAAATCATTACCATCAAAAGTGGCAGCAGCTTCCAGTCCGTTCTCAGACAGCTTGAGGAAAAAGAGTGGATAAAGCCAAGTGACTATTCACGATTTGTACGTCGCGTAAGGCCGGAACTGGTCAAACTCAAGGCCGGTACATTCCAGCTTCAGCCCGATATGACTCTGGCACAGGCGCTGGCATTTCTTATCGACGGTAAAGAGCATCAGTTTGCGATTACCTTTGTGGAAGGAAGCCGTTTTAGCGAATGGCGTGAAATCCTTAACTCTGCCCAGTTCCTGACTCACGATACCAAGGCGCTTTCTGAAGCTGAGATCGCGAAAAAGCTTGGACTGGATAAAGAAAAGCTGGAAGGCTTGTTTCTGGCTGAGACCTATCATTACACTGCCGGTACTTCTGATCTTGAGATATTAAAGCGCTCTAACGATAAACTGACTAAGGTGCTTGAAAGTAGCTGGGAAGCAAGACAAGACAAGCTTCCGCTAAAAAGTGCTTATGATGCCTTGATTCTGGCATCAATTATTGAAAAAGAGACCGCTGTGGAGTCGGAGCGGACCACGGTTTCGTCGGTATTTAACAACCGTCTAAAGCGCGGAATGCGCCTACAGACAGACCCGACAGTGATCTACGGAATGGGCGATAAATACAAAGGGAATATCCGCAAGAAGGATCTTCAGACGCCCACTGCGTATAATACCTACGTGATTAAAGGCCTGCCGCCAACGCCGATAGCGATGGCGGGTGAGGCTTCTATCAAAGCTGCTTTAAACCCTGAGAGCACAAAGTATCTCTACTTTGTCGCCAGCGGAAAGGGTGGCCATGTATTTTCCAAGACTTTGACCGAACATAACCGTGCAGTTCGTGCATACCTGAAACAGTTAAGAAAAAAGAAATAA
- the tmk gene encoding dTMP kinase: MNSGCMIVCDGSNGAGKSTVIKSINDYLLSVGREVVLSREPGGTPIGEKVREIILSPDTPEMCDTTELLLFAASRAQHVQEKILPSIESGKIVLSDRFESATVSFQHYARGLPLPLIDQLNEIALNGFRADMTIILDLDPRVGLERVNMRGDGLDRLEMEKLEFLDKARNGYLEQASKYPERFAIVDASQPLAAVIEDVLSIVKEVIQI; the protein is encoded by the coding sequence ATGAATTCAGGCTGCATGATTGTTTGTGATGGTAGTAATGGTGCAGGGAAAAGCACGGTTATTAAGTCAATCAATGATTATCTGCTATCAGTAGGTCGGGAAGTCGTTTTAAGCAGAGAGCCTGGAGGAACACCCATTGGTGAGAAGGTGCGAGAAATCATTCTTAGCCCTGATACCCCTGAGATGTGTGATACTACTGAATTATTGTTGTTTGCCGCATCTCGCGCTCAACATGTTCAAGAGAAAATACTACCCAGTATTGAGAGCGGGAAGATTGTTCTTTCTGATCGTTTTGAGTCTGCTACTGTTAGTTTTCAGCATTACGCTCGTGGCTTACCTCTCCCACTAATTGATCAACTTAACGAAATCGCGCTCAACGGCTTTAGAGCGGATATGACAATCATCCTTGACCTTGATCCAAGAGTGGGTCTGGAACGTGTTAACATGCGTGGTGATGGATTAGATCGTCTAGAGATGGAAAAATTAGAATTTTTAGATAAAGCACGTAACGGCTATTTAGAACAAGCATCTAAATATCCTGAGCGTTTTGCAATTGTAGATGCGTCTCAGCCACTGGCGGCAGTTATAGAGGACGTTTTATCTATTGTTAAAGAAGTTATTCAGATTTAA
- the pabC gene encoding aminodeoxychorismate lyase: MILVNGKLSESISVRDRSFQYGDGCFTTMRTFDGRVQNWPLHIERMQACLELLAIPGPDWDTVSGWLEKAAFTDGYAGLKLHISRGEGGRGYSPAGVSQPTVTISAFLFPEHYYYWRDNGVELGVCERRLGLNPLLAGHKHNNRLEQVITKAEVDEKGLLDALVLDIQGHVVETTMANIFWKKGNTLYTPSTDMCGVAGVMRRLVIQAAPQLGLEVQIGDFTLDHLDSADEVFMTNSILGIAPVTKIQNRCFEIGAVTRSFQENQNS, encoded by the coding sequence ATGATTCTGGTTAATGGAAAACTAAGCGAGTCAATTTCAGTAAGGGATCGTTCATTCCAGTACGGAGATGGCTGTTTTACCACCATGCGGACTTTCGATGGCCGGGTGCAGAACTGGCCGCTTCATATTGAGCGGATGCAGGCTTGCCTTGAACTGTTGGCAATTCCCGGGCCCGACTGGGACACGGTGAGCGGTTGGCTGGAAAAAGCCGCTTTTACCGATGGCTATGCAGGGTTAAAGCTGCATATCAGCAGAGGTGAGGGGGGGCGGGGTTATAGCCCGGCCGGTGTTAGTCAGCCTACTGTGACCATTAGCGCTTTTCTTTTCCCTGAGCATTATTACTACTGGCGGGACAACGGCGTTGAGCTTGGCGTTTGTGAGCGCAGACTCGGGCTGAATCCGTTACTGGCAGGCCATAAACATAATAATCGCCTGGAGCAGGTGATCACAAAAGCGGAAGTGGATGAAAAGGGCTTGCTTGATGCTCTTGTCCTGGACATTCAGGGGCATGTGGTTGAAACCACAATGGCAAATATTTTCTGGAAGAAAGGCAATACCCTTTATACACCGAGCACGGATATGTGTGGTGTTGCCGGAGTGATGCGGAGGCTGGTTATTCAGGCTGCACCACAGCTCGGATTAGAAGTGCAGATAGGTGATTTCACGCTGGATCACCTGGACAGTGCTGACGAAGTCTTTATGACAAATTCAATACTGGGGATAGCCCCGGTAACTAAGATACAAAACCGCTGCTTTGAGATAGGTGCGGTTACACGAAGTTTTCAGGAGAATCAGAATTCGTGA
- the fabF gene encoding beta-ketoacyl-ACP synthase II gives MSKRRVVVTGMGMLSPVGNTVESSWKALLEGQSGITTIEHFDASEFSTRFAGMVKDFNCEEYMSKKDARKMDLFIQYGIAAGIQAINDSGLEINAENAPRVGVAIGSGIGGLGLIEAGHKALVDKGPKKISPFFVPSTIVNMIAGHLSIMKGMRGPNIAISTACTTGLHNIGHAARMIAYGDADAMVAGGAEKASTPLGMGGFAAARALSSRNDEPQKASRPWDKDRDGFVLGDGAGMLVLEEYEHAKARGAKIYAELVGFGMSGDAYHMTAPSEDGSGGALAMEAAMRDAGISGEQIGYVNAHGTSTPAGDVAELKGVKRALGEEASKSVLVSSTKSMTGHLLGAAGSVEAIITIMSLVDQMVPPTINLDNPDEGCDIDLVPHTARKVENMEYALCNSFGFGGTNGSLIFKKIAE, from the coding sequence GTGTCCAAGCGTCGCGTCGTTGTCACTGGCATGGGTATGTTGTCACCGGTCGGCAACACAGTAGAATCTTCATGGAAGGCCCTGCTAGAAGGTCAAAGTGGTATCACAACTATTGAGCACTTTGATGCATCAGAATTCTCAACTCGTTTTGCAGGTATGGTTAAAGACTTTAACTGCGAAGAGTATATGTCTAAAAAAGATGCTCGTAAGATGGATCTGTTTATCCAGTACGGTATCGCAGCCGGTATTCAGGCTATCAATGACTCAGGTCTGGAAATCAACGCTGAAAACGCACCACGCGTTGGTGTCGCGATTGGTTCAGGTATTGGTGGTCTGGGCCTGATTGAAGCAGGTCATAAGGCTTTGGTTGATAAAGGCCCGAAAAAAATCAGTCCGTTTTTCGTTCCTTCAACAATCGTAAATATGATTGCTGGCCACCTTTCTATTATGAAAGGCATGCGTGGTCCGAATATCGCTATTTCTACAGCATGTACAACAGGTCTTCATAACATTGGTCACGCTGCACGTATGATTGCATACGGCGATGCTGACGCAATGGTTGCCGGTGGTGCTGAAAAAGCGTCTACACCTCTTGGTATGGGCGGGTTTGCTGCTGCAAGAGCGCTTTCAAGCCGCAATGACGAGCCTCAGAAGGCTTCTCGTCCTTGGGACAAAGACCGTGACGGTTTTGTTCTTGGTGACGGTGCGGGCATGCTGGTACTGGAAGAGTACGAACATGCGAAAGCACGTGGTGCTAAGATCTACGCTGAGCTTGTAGGCTTTGGTATGAGCGGTGACGCTTACCATATGACAGCGCCAAGCGAAGACGGTTCTGGTGGCGCACTGGCAATGGAAGCGGCTATGCGTGACGCTGGTATCTCTGGCGAGCAGATCGGCTATGTAAACGCACACGGTACTTCTACTCCGGCTGGTGACGTTGCTGAGCTTAAAGGCGTGAAGCGTGCTCTTGGTGAAGAGGCGTCTAAGAGCGTACTGGTTTCTTCAACTAAGTCTATGACTGGTCACCTTCTGGGTGCTGCTGGCTCTGTTGAAGCTATCATCACAATTATGTCTCTGGTTGATCAGATGGTTCCGCCAACAATCAATCTGGATAACCCGGATGAGGGTTGTGATATTGACCTTGTTCCACACACGGCTCGTAAAGTAGAGAACATGGAATATGCTCTGTGTAATTCATTCGGCTTTGGTGGTACGAACGGTTCTCTAATCTTTAAGAAGATCGCTGAATAA
- a CDS encoding tyrosine-type recombinase/integrase, which translates to MAKKCFDEKDSLIRSLERYEADANEAATETLDSLERLFDAESDIGFHGSLVARLNEAPDGSFYITDKSKYSSNSWVLPIQQSNIVFNSDITGANALFRALAYYLTPDFNPFGRITSYNSTRTYTSCFPYLEKFLFLPNALGCEASDLNVITPRLLNEALDRAKEHSARAYSFTYFLICFWISISDQKLLPSVHTLSVSLKKIRTKERYQDIQAAIAKERVGWKPLSEEELELLVEHALFWSEKALPEMLRIASYLDEIGASTQKHKAYMRRTRDTKLEQLLGTKIDGVVICGFNYRVRELEQQQGRYVYEHHSYSWRRSFKLAVDKILESIIILLSLITGMRNREMGILKFEDITKSEDGENWILNITRFKTGSDPNYFGEHDYIPLPDFIGEIISDYKTLREFVEQFSVKRELLLTTVHDSREESEKTDTARGIRRTLSRIGESLGIDDSLHHHRFRKTIAEILIKRSERNIDLIRMLFGHKSYRMSLKYIARNPYLIESVVDALSEHYTEDFIHIVNSVRKGGYSGEAAGRIAAMTQDAYEFKGTLIRMSVRRYIAYLLEAGEPIFIKRTTLGTYCVSTDKYSESHRPPCISHIGNGESASPDVSNCQLDCKNAVILEDAKDALESNIRFYEQMLSEGLSEKARKYFKLQLQANQKHLSKLNTTGCVSQTEVSEASS; encoded by the coding sequence ATGGCTAAGAAATGTTTTGATGAGAAGGACTCTTTAATCCGTAGTCTAGAAAGATACGAGGCAGATGCAAACGAAGCTGCAACTGAAACTCTGGACTCGCTAGAACGATTGTTTGATGCGGAAAGTGATATAGGGTTTCATGGTAGTTTAGTTGCTCGCCTTAATGAAGCACCCGATGGTTCCTTTTATATTACTGATAAGTCGAAATATTCTTCCAATTCTTGGGTGCTGCCTATTCAGCAGTCTAATATTGTTTTTAACAGCGACATAACAGGTGCAAATGCACTGTTTCGAGCTTTAGCATACTACTTAACACCTGACTTTAACCCTTTTGGACGCATAACTAGTTACAACTCTACGCGCACGTACACATCCTGTTTTCCCTATCTTGAAAAGTTCCTGTTTTTGCCCAATGCGCTGGGTTGTGAGGCTTCTGATCTTAATGTGATAACCCCACGCTTGTTAAATGAGGCTCTAGATAGAGCAAAAGAGCACTCAGCAAGGGCGTATAGTTTTACCTATTTTCTAATTTGTTTTTGGATTTCGATATCTGACCAAAAATTACTCCCCTCTGTTCATACATTATCTGTTTCATTAAAAAAAATACGAACCAAAGAACGCTATCAGGATATTCAGGCTGCAATTGCAAAAGAACGTGTGGGATGGAAACCTCTTTCCGAAGAAGAACTTGAGTTGTTAGTAGAGCACGCATTGTTCTGGTCAGAGAAAGCTCTACCAGAGATGTTAAGGATAGCATCTTACCTAGATGAAATTGGTGCTTCAACGCAAAAGCACAAAGCTTATATGCGTAGAACAAGAGATACAAAGCTTGAACAATTACTAGGTACAAAAATAGATGGTGTAGTAATTTGCGGATTCAATTACCGTGTCCGCGAGTTGGAACAACAGCAAGGTAGATATGTATACGAACATCATTCTTATAGTTGGAGAAGATCCTTCAAGCTTGCGGTGGATAAGATCTTAGAAAGTATAATTATCCTACTCTCGCTTATCACAGGAATGCGAAATCGTGAGATGGGGATCTTGAAGTTTGAAGATATTACCAAGTCTGAAGATGGAGAAAATTGGATTCTGAACATAACTCGCTTTAAGACAGGCAGCGATCCGAATTATTTTGGAGAGCATGATTATATCCCTCTTCCAGACTTTATTGGTGAAATAATTTCTGATTACAAAACATTGCGAGAGTTTGTTGAACAGTTCAGTGTAAAGCGGGAATTACTGTTAACCACTGTGCACGATTCGCGTGAAGAGAGTGAGAAGACCGATACCGCTAGAGGCATTCGCAGAACTTTATCAAGAATAGGGGAATCTCTTGGTATTGATGATTCGCTTCATCATCATCGCTTTAGAAAAACGATAGCAGAGATCTTGATTAAGAGGTCAGAACGAAATATTGATTTAATCAGGATGCTCTTTGGTCATAAAAGTTATCGTATGTCATTAAAGTATATTGCTCGTAACCCATATCTGATTGAGTCTGTAGTAGATGCTTTGAGTGAACATTACACGGAAGATTTTATTCACATTGTAAATTCAGTAAGAAAAGGCGGGTATTCTGGTGAGGCTGCTGGTCGTATTGCTGCTATGACTCAAGATGCCTATGAGTTTAAAGGAACATTAATTCGGATGTCTGTAAGGCGCTATATTGCCTACCTTTTAGAGGCAGGTGAGCCTATTTTTATCAAAAGGACAACTCTTGGCACATATTGTGTTAGCACCGACAAATATTCTGAATCACATAGACCACCTTGTATATCACATATAGGAAATGGAGAATCTGCTTCTCCTGATGTTTCAAACTGTCAACTGGATTGTAAGAATGCAGTGATACTTGAAGACGCTAAAGATGCGTTAGAGTCTAACATTCGCTTTTACGAACAGATGCTAAGTGAGGGGTTGTCAGAAAAAGCAAGGAAGTATTTTAAATTGCAGCTTCAGGCAAACCAAAAACACTTAAGTAAACTAAATACCACAGGTTGTGTCTCCCAAACTGAAGTTTCAGAGGCTAGTTCATGA
- a CDS encoding beta-ketoacyl-ACP synthase III, translating into MFSKILGTGSYLPSQVRSNADLEKMVDTSDEWIVQRTGIKERRISAEDETVADMAAKAAQNAIDMAEIDKNDIDMIIVATTSGSHAFPSAACQVQEQLGIKHCPAFDMAAACSGFVYALSVADQHIKTGMCKNILVIGADALSKTCDPTDRSTIILFGDAAGAVVVGASEEPGILSTHINADGRFGDLLSLKYPERVIDENNAFGDDINSWLHMAGNEVFKVAVTQLSRLVKETLKANDMDKSELDWLVPHQANMRIITATAKKLSLDMKQVVVTLDRHGNTSAATVPTALDEAVRDGRIKRGQTMLLEAFGGGFTWGSALVRF; encoded by the coding sequence ATGTTTAGCAAAATTTTAGGAACAGGCAGCTACCTGCCATCTCAGGTGCGTTCAAACGCAGACCTGGAGAAAATGGTAGATACAAGCGATGAGTGGATCGTTCAGAGAACCGGCATTAAAGAGCGCCGTATTTCAGCAGAAGATGAAACCGTTGCTGATATGGCAGCAAAAGCGGCGCAAAATGCCATAGATATGGCAGAAATCGATAAAAACGATATCGATATGATCATTGTTGCAACTACCAGTGGTTCTCACGCATTCCCATCTGCAGCGTGTCAGGTGCAGGAGCAGCTTGGAATTAAACATTGTCCGGCTTTTGATATGGCAGCGGCATGTTCGGGCTTTGTGTATGCATTATCTGTTGCTGATCAGCATATTAAAACCGGCATGTGCAAAAACATTCTGGTTATTGGCGCCGATGCACTTTCGAAGACCTGTGACCCGACGGATCGCTCAACCATTATTCTGTTTGGTGATGCTGCCGGAGCAGTGGTGGTTGGAGCAAGTGAAGAGCCGGGCATTCTGTCGACTCATATTAATGCCGATGGCCGCTTTGGCGATCTGCTAAGCCTTAAATATCCAGAGCGCGTTATCGATGAAAACAACGCCTTTGGTGATGATATCAACAGCTGGCTGCATATGGCTGGTAATGAAGTGTTTAAGGTAGCGGTAACCCAGCTTTCACGTCTGGTAAAAGAGACATTAAAAGCCAACGATATGGATAAGTCCGAGCTTGACTGGCTGGTTCCTCATCAGGCTAACATGCGTATCATTACTGCGACAGCGAAGAAATTGTCTCTGGACATGAAGCAGGTAGTGGTAACCTTGGACCGTCATGGCAATACCTCTGCGGCAACCGTACCGACAGCGTTAGATGAAGCTGTGCGTGACGGACGAATCAAACGCGGCCAGACAATGCTTCTTGAAGCATTTGGCGGCGGCTTCACCTGGGGATCTGCACTGGTCAGATTCTAA
- the plsX gene encoding phosphate acyltransferase PlsX — protein sequence MQNITVALDAMGGDFGPRVTVPAAVQALSHFPELKVILVGDQETITSQLSQIGYVPGTRLTIRHSDRVISNSEKPSLALRNSTDTSMRIALDLVADGEADACLSGGNTGALMALSRFRLKLLPGIERPALVSALPTALGNKTWMLDLGANVSVDADTLFQFAVMGCALAEEHLNRPARVAILNIGEEDIKGNDLVKRCAELLNQISSVNYIGFVEGDQLLHDAADVVVCDGFVGNVCLKTCEGVAHLFIGKLKEHMATPNLKGWIARKLFSELFTELKTLNPDQYNGASLLGLRGIVIKSHGSADIPAIINAIGEAVLEVKRQVPGRISDRLETVLLERHY from the coding sequence TTGCAAAATATTACCGTTGCACTTGATGCAATGGGCGGGGATTTCGGTCCTCGCGTAACAGTGCCTGCCGCCGTGCAGGCACTGTCGCATTTCCCAGAGCTAAAAGTGATCCTAGTGGGTGATCAAGAGACGATCACCAGTCAATTATCTCAAATCGGTTATGTGCCGGGCACAAGACTCACTATCAGGCACAGTGACCGAGTCATCTCTAATTCTGAAAAACCTTCTCTCGCCTTGCGTAACAGTACAGATACATCCATGCGTATTGCATTGGATCTGGTTGCGGACGGAGAGGCCGATGCCTGTCTGAGCGGTGGCAACACAGGTGCCTTGATGGCACTTTCCCGGTTTAGGCTAAAACTGCTTCCCGGCATAGAAAGACCGGCGTTGGTGTCTGCACTGCCAACCGCTCTGGGGAACAAAACCTGGATGCTGGATTTAGGGGCTAACGTTTCTGTCGATGCTGATACGCTTTTCCAGTTTGCCGTCATGGGTTGTGCCTTGGCAGAAGAGCACTTGAATCGCCCTGCGCGCGTCGCCATCTTAAATATTGGCGAGGAAGATATTAAGGGCAACGATTTAGTGAAGCGCTGCGCAGAATTATTAAATCAGATCAGCTCAGTAAACTATATCGGCTTTGTAGAAGGTGACCAACTGCTGCACGATGCAGCAGACGTTGTCGTTTGTGACGGCTTTGTGGGCAATGTCTGCCTGAAAACCTGTGAAGGTGTGGCGCATCTGTTTATTGGCAAGCTAAAAGAGCATATGGCAACGCCCAACCTGAAGGGCTGGATAGCAAGAAAATTGTTCTCAGAGCTATTTACTGAGCTAAAAACCCTGAACCCCGACCAGTATAACGGCGCAAGTTTGTTAGGATTGCGCGGCATTGTAATAAAAAGTCACGGAAGTGCAGATATTCCTGCTATTATCAACGCCATAGGTGAAGCGGTACTGGAAGTGAAAAGACAGGTACCCGGACGTATAAGCGATCGTTTGGAAACGGTTTTACTCGAGAGGCATTATTAG
- a CDS encoding TetR/AcrR family transcriptional regulator has protein sequence MSSEGTERKIIQSIAEHYLGDGMRKLTIQEVSEKAGISRQSFNRFYKHLKPYVLGQKPIETLIDNGSEYQTLLAKSQERIRQLSLEVEKLRTEYTDYTKEVELQYITTLMINDTTLHETNEVRTTLEKQALHNEKLINQVQNLERELTLEKVRSLSESNENGTSKVVESELIPITPNLKPVFANYLQNKDLDVYEDEKDTAIDRILKKINKLSAIGSPQVTLFIDRYMCSFQKFTESRQYISGDPAIVVQLPLFTRTELNIFKSKILSNARVGVVFPFCDSESVLKSQRVFQFRDVPDIEFTAADEMTPPLIKDGYDSVVMFRVRQGD, from the coding sequence ATGAGTTCAGAAGGCACTGAAAGGAAAATCATACAGTCAATAGCAGAGCATTACTTGGGTGATGGAATGCGGAAATTGACTATACAAGAGGTGTCGGAGAAGGCAGGAATCTCACGACAGTCATTCAATAGATTCTATAAACACCTAAAACCCTACGTGCTGGGGCAGAAGCCAATCGAAACCCTTATTGATAACGGTAGTGAATACCAGACATTGCTGGCTAAGAGTCAAGAGCGCATCAGGCAGTTGAGTTTAGAGGTGGAGAAACTGAGAACCGAATATACAGACTATACGAAAGAAGTTGAACTTCAGTATATAACGACACTGATGATTAACGACACGACACTGCATGAAACAAATGAAGTACGAACAACATTGGAAAAACAGGCTCTACACAATGAAAAACTTATCAATCAGGTTCAAAATCTAGAGCGTGAACTGACCCTTGAAAAAGTACGGTCATTATCTGAAAGTAATGAAAACGGTACGAGTAAAGTTGTTGAGTCAGAACTAATTCCAATTACGCCCAATCTAAAACCAGTGTTTGCTAATTATCTTCAAAATAAAGATTTGGATGTTTACGAAGATGAAAAAGATACAGCTATAGATAGAATTCTGAAAAAAATTAATAAGTTATCTGCTATTGGAAGTCCGCAAGTCACGTTGTTTATAGATCGTTATATGTGCAGCTTTCAAAAGTTCACTGAAAGCAGACAATACATTTCGGGAGATCCCGCAATAGTTGTACAACTTCCTTTATTTACGAGAACAGAACTAAACATTTTCAAGAGCAAAATACTTTCAAATGCAAGAGTTGGGGTCGTTTTTCCATTCTGTGACAGCGAATCCGTTTTGAAATCCCAAAGAGTCTTTCAGTTTAGAGATGTGCCCGACATTGAGTTCACTGCCGCAGACGAGATGACACCTCCTTTGATAAAGGACGGCTATGACTCTGTGGTTATGTTTAGAGTTCGCCAGGGTGACTAA
- the fabG gene encoding 3-oxoacyl-ACP reductase FabG, which yields MMLEGKIALVTGASRGIGRAIAELLVERGATVIGTATSENGAAAISEYLGDKGKGMALNVTQPESVEAVLKAINEEFGSVDILINNAGITRDNLLMRMKDDEWTDIMDTNLTSIFRLSKAVLRGMMKKRNGRIINIGSVVGTMGNAGQANYAAAKAGVIGFTKSMAREVASRGVTVNTVAPGFIETDMTKALNDDQRAATLSQVPAGRLGDPREIATTVAFLASDDAAYITGETLHVNGGMYMV from the coding sequence ATGATGCTAGAAGGCAAAATTGCTTTAGTAACTGGTGCAAGTCGCGGTATTGGCCGTGCAATCGCGGAACTTTTGGTTGAACGCGGTGCCACAGTTATTGGTACAGCAACCAGTGAAAACGGTGCAGCTGCGATCAGCGAATACCTTGGCGACAAAGGCAAGGGTATGGCTCTGAACGTGACCCAGCCAGAGTCTGTTGAAGCTGTTCTTAAAGCAATTAATGAAGAGTTTGGCAGTGTTGATATTCTGATCAACAATGCTGGTATCACCCGTGATAACCTGTTGATGCGTATGAAAGATGACGAATGGACAGATATCATGGATACTAACCTGACGTCTATTTTCCGTCTTTCTAAAGCAGTTCTGCGTGGAATGATGAAAAAACGTAACGGACGTATCATTAATATTGGTTCAGTTGTTGGTACTATGGGTAATGCTGGTCAGGCCAACTATGCAGCAGCTAAAGCTGGTGTTATTGGTTTTACCAAGTCAATGGCACGTGAAGTGGCTTCACGTGGTGTAACAGTGAACACTGTTGCTCCAGGTTTTATTGAAACTGACATGACAAAAGCGCTGAACGATGACCAACGTGCTGCTACACTATCTCAGGTGCCTGCAGGTCGTTTGGGCGATCCTCGTGAAATTGCGACAACAGTGGCATTTTTAGCATCAGATGATGCTGCTTATATCACTGGTGAAACACTTCACGTGAATGGTGGAATGTACATGGTTTAA
- the acpP gene encoding acyl carrier protein → MSNIEERVKKIIVEQLGVDEAEVKNEASFVDDLGADSLDTVELVMALEEEFDTEIPDEEAEKITTVQAAIDYVNSAQ, encoded by the coding sequence ATGAGCAACATCGAAGAACGCGTAAAGAAAATCATTGTTGAACAACTAGGTGTGGATGAAGCAGAAGTTAAAAACGAAGCTTCTTTCGTTGATGATCTAGGCGCTGACTCTCTGGACACAGTTGAGCTGGTAATGGCTCTAGAAGAAGAATTCGACACTGAGATTCCAGACGAAGAAGCAGAGAAAATCACTACTGTTCAAGCTGCAATCGACTACGTAAACAGCGCTCAGTAA